In Lytechinus variegatus isolate NC3 chromosome 18, Lvar_3.0, whole genome shotgun sequence, a single genomic region encodes these proteins:
- the LOC121431909 gene encoding uncharacterized protein LOC121431909, with amino-acid sequence MSKRETSVRMTSLKGATRDEDLHSQVSGSSSRRSRLSRRSSRSSKSELSARKASLEAKKENESKMLMLLKEDKEAKQAFHQNRKAVLEQKMKTLELEQEDMENAYLSEQKAIAAQKSIVAADIEISELAILEECCEDDSETDDEVSIKGLTREKRSERMERFFGSQEEVTVKNIKPESPVVNTPPVSSPAVQARQDTAASSLEDCLQQLARFVAGQNAASNQLAVFSQLPKIDVPIFSGDPLQYTLWKNAFDCTVDSKPIGEQYKLNYLNAYVSGKAKEIVEHHLLIGGSNAYQEALKQLEDRFGDPNTISVSYTKKLTSWPKISSHDASGLRDFADFLQKVVAAKRRVRNLGILDYPQENVKLVEKLPGYLEGKWRDEIDRWRSHKGPQSFPSFTEFAEFVMRAASKANIPEMEPLSKEPKRSFQTNQRSMKARTFVTNGQDNEPSKLSKVSHRHGLFSMCPFCERDHHIEDCDDFAQNSIHVKKAFFRKKMICLGCGGTDDHFVRNCQERKSCKLCGKMHLTCLHYDQNKPDTAELQEGTSHCTSVCLTPDQDGRDHSMIVPVWVRHVDRPSEETLEYAILDDQSNVSFVSKRLCKKLDVKGEKTNLLLTTMHQTGKIESERIKGLEVLDFNKENVIQLPTTLSRDSLPASRSQIPKPEVVKQWDHLNSVASKMMPYRKDVEVSLLIGNDCTRAVRPREIISGNEDDPYAQRSLLGWGVVGRVRKTPGELKSATCNKISVNSCPNSSFQTKVKTNIGPEKIIQALEADFKEEKEGRPSLSVHDVRSPDILEEGITRSQDGNYEMPAPFKSDQVQVPDNRPLAVKRWNQLNIPHLSHIGGVWERQIATFRRTLEPLLISSGNQLDDESFRTFLKEVELVVNSRPLSTTHLCSPDAPEPLTPNHLLTMKPKIVLPPPGKFQTADSYCRKWWRRVQHLSNEFWLRWRKEFLAELQTRQKWVTPKRSVRAGDVVIVKEEGEFRGNWPLGRVEKVLPSKDGHVRKVQLMMANKCLDEDGRRKGQPTILDRPIHKLVVLIPIEETSQGRMQSEDQRIPDQGASQEENKK; translated from the coding sequence ATGAGTAAGCGAGAAACATCGGTGAGGATGACGTCACTGAAAGGAGCAACCAGGGATGAGGACCTGCATAGCCAAGTAAGTGGTAGCAGTAGCAGGAGGAGCAGACTGAGCAGGAGATCGAGTAGATCATCAAAAAGTGAACTTTCTGCCCGTAAAGCCTCACTGGAAgcgaaaaaggaaaatgaaagtaaaatgcTAATGTTGCTAAAAGAGGACAAAGAAGCTAAACAAGcctttcatcaaaataggaagGCTGTtcttgaacaaaaaatgaagacTCTTGAGCTTGAACAGGAAGACATGGAAAATGCCTATCTTAGTGAGCAGAAAGCGATTGCTGCTCAAAAGTCTATAGTAGCTGCAGACATAGAAATCTCAGAACTGGCTATATTGGAAGAATGCTGCGAAGATGATAGTGAAACTGATGATGAGGTTTCTATTAAAGGACTGACACGGGAGAAAAGGAGCGAAAGGATGGAGAGATTCTTTGGCTCACAAGAGGAAGTCACAGTGAAAAATATCAAACCTGAGTCTCCCGTGGTCAATACTCCACCAGTTAGTAGCCCAGCAGTGCAAGCCAGACAGGATACAGCTGCATCATCTCTAGAAGATTGCCTGCAACAGCTGGCTCGTTTTGTAGCAGGACAAAACGCAGCTAGTAACCAACTAGCCGTATTCAGCCAACTCCCTAAGATCGACGTACCAATCTTCTCTGGTGATCCTCTGCAGTACACGCTATGGAAAAATGCCTTTGACTGTACAGTGGATTCAAAGCCAATTGGCGAGCAGTACAAATTGAATTACTTGAATGCATATGTCAGTGGCAAGGCTAAGGAGATAGTAGAGCATCATCTTTTGATAGGAGGGAGTAATGCATACCAAGAGGCTTTGAAGCAGCTAGAAGACAGATTTGGTGACCCCAATACGATAAGCGTCTCGTACACCAAGAAACTGACTTCTTGGCCGAAGATATCAAGCCACGATGCCAGTGGACTGAGGGACTTCGCAGATTTTCTTCAGAAAGTTGTGGCAGCCAAGAGGAGAGTCCGCAACTTGGGAATTCTGGATTACCCTCAAGAAAATGTAAAGCTTGTGGAGAAGTTACCAGGCTATTTGGAAGGAAAGTGGCGTGATGAAATCGACAGATGGCGTTCTCATAAAGGCCCACAAAGCTTCCCTTCTTTCACAGAATTTGCCGAGTTTGTTATGAGAGCTGCAAGCAAGGCAAACATCCCTGAGATGGAGCCATTGTCTAAGGAACCAAAGCGGAGTTTCCAAACAAATCAAAGGAGTATGAAAGCAAGGACCTTTGTAACAAACGGACAAGATAATGAACCAAGCAAGCTGTCCAAGGTATCGCATAGGCATGGCCTTTTCTCAATGTGCCCCTTTTGCGAGAGAGATCATCACATTGAAGATTGTGATGATTTCGCACAAAACTCTATACATGTGAAAAAGGCTTTCTTCAGGAAGAAAATGATATGTCTTGGGTGTGGAGGAACAGACGATCACTTTGTCAGAAATTGTCAGGAGAGAAAGTCATGCAAATTATGTGGGAAAATGCATCTCACCTGCCTCCACTACGACCAAAACAAACCAGACACAGCTGAACTGCAGGAAGGAACATCGCATTGCACATCTGTATGTCTGACACCTGACCAGGATGGGAGGGATCACAGTATGATCGTTCCTGTTTGGGTAAGGCATGTGGATCGACCATCAGAGGAGACACTAGAATATGCCATTCTTGATGACCAGTCAAACGTGAGTTTTGTCTCCAAACGCCTCTGCAAGAAGCTAGATGTTAAAGGAGAGAAAACGAATCTTCTCCTTACAACAATGCATCAGACAGGGAAGATAGAAAGTGAGAGGATTAAAGGTCTTGAGGTACTGGACTTCAACAAGGAGAATGTAATCCAGCTTCCAACCACTTTGTCAAGGGATTCGTTACCTGCATCCCGCTCCCAGATCCCTAAGCCAGAGGTAGTCAAGCAGTGGGACCATCTAAACAGCGTAGCAAGTAAAATGATGCCATACAGGAAAGATGTAGAAGTATCGTTACTTATCGGTAATGATTGTACAAGAGCAGTTAGACCACGTGAAATCATAAGTGGAAATGAAGATGACCCATATGCCCAGAGATCATTGCTTGGATGGGGAGTAGTTGGGAGAGTGCGTAAAACTCCTGGAGAACTCAAGTCTGCAACTTGTAACAAAATCTCAGTCAACTCATGCCCCAACTCTAGTTTCCAGACCAAGGTTAAGACAAATATCGGCCCTGAAAAGATCATTCAAGCATTGGAAGCCGACTTCAAAGAGGAGAAGGAAGGTCGTCCATCACTATCGGTACACGATGTGAGGTCTCCTGATATCTTGGAGGAGGGAATAACAAGGAGTCAAGATGGGAATTACGAAATGCCTGCACCCTTCAAGTCAGATCAAGTCCAAGTGCCTGATAATCGTCCTCTTGCTGTTAAGAGATGGAATCAACTGAATATTCCCCATCTTTCTCACATAGGGGGAGTATGGGAAAGACAAATTGCTACTTTTCGTCGTACTCTAGAGCCCCTTCTCATCAGCTCAGGAAACCAGCTCGACGACGAGTCTTTCAGAACATTCTTAAAAGAGGTTGAATTAGTAGTCAACTCTAGACCTCTTTCGACGACACACCTTTGTTCTCCAGATGCTCCTGAGCCTCTAACACCAAATCATCTGTTGACTATGAAACCTAAAATCGTGCTACCACCTCCTGGAAAGTTCCAAACGGCAGATTCCTATTGTCGCAAATGGTGGAGACGAGTTCAGCATCTCTCCAATGAATTCTGGCTGAGATGGAGAAAAGAGTTCTTGGCTGAACTCCAAACCAGACAGAAGTGGGTTACACCAAAGCGAAGCGTCAGGGCAGGAGATGTGGTCATCGtcaaagaagaaggagaatttCGAGGTAATTGGCCCCTTGGTCGAGTAGAGAAAGTCCTTCCTAGCAAAGATGGTCACGTACGCAAAGTCCAACTGATGATGGCAAACAAGTGTTTAGACGAAGATGGACGAAGGAAAGGTCAGCCAACTATCCTTGACAGACCGATACATAAGCTGGTGGTGCTAATTCCTATTGAAGAAACATCACAAGGAAGGATGCAATCGGAAGACCAGAGGATTCCCGATCAAGGAGCCAgccaagaagaaaataagaagtgA